TGAGTtttattaaatcctataggcatgctagtCTAGGTGTTGAATGTTACAAAAATCTGATTTCATGCATATTTATACTAGAACATAATATCTATGTGTTGGGGTTGTCTTTAAACCTATTTATAGATAATTATTCATTTAAGCGACATAGATATGATTTAAAGCAAATGAAAACAGAGTCCTAAGGCAAGATTTCTAATGCACAAAGAGAGATGGTCATTTTATTAAGCATGATTACAGCGGTGACTTTAACAACAGATTTTCTGGTGATTATGGCTTGTGCAGAAACAGAGTTTTCGTTATAATAGAATGATGAGCCTATAAAATGTTTTCTAATAGGCAAAATTAGTAAATATGATTATCCTAATGCAAGATATCTAATGCACATATTTATGGCATGGTTTTTGATACAAATAGGCATAGCAAAGCtagaggcatgatatctattgcataatataaacctaaagcatgatttctattgcaaATCGACATAATATAAACATAAAGCATGATTACTGCaaatcaacatatatatataaatctaaagcatgattTTTACCCAGTTTCCCCACAAAATCGTATAGGAACCCTCCCCGTTTTACTAATtatcccaatatctgtttacaaagaaTATTGTTACAAACCAGGatcgaatgaattacataaataaatgtaaactatactatagggagcctgaattaGGCCCAAAGTAAACCTGAGGATGCCAGGCCTTCAAAAATAGTCTGAGATGCCAAGAATCTCACAGCCAATAGTGtgtcctggtgtgtcaaagttcccgaaggacctcaaggatcccgagcagtgctcataccaagaccttttctcaaataGAGGATTAGTtatgtgtagtgtggaagggccagtccTAGTGTGCTAGAGTTCAGAGGAATCTTAAGGATTCCtaagcagtacacacactggaggggaaGAACCTAATAGTCTAAGaataaagtgagagtgcttgacatagttttaaaagacttagtaaaatagtgtagagacaattttagaagtgaaaatatttttaggaagagaaacaaTTTTCAGGAATATGCTAGGGGTGAAAATAGTCTTGAAATCAATTTTGAAAAGAACAGACATATAGTCACACAAACTTAGAGTGCTCAgactcacaatcactcagcaatCAGCTATATAAACAGGGGTCAAGGGGGTTGGGGACATACAGAGTTCAAACACATAAATAGAGTCTAGGGGAGCATATGGAGCAATAACTGTACAGAACAAATAGGAATCTACTAGTTCAGAGACTTAACAAGTTAGTCATGATAAGAAGCAATTAAGACATAGGCATAGAATGCAGTGAAATAGTCATGTTGAAGACAAAGTGCATACTAATTAGGATCAACCAAGTACATTACACAACTAAGTTATCGACATGATCGCACCAATTAAAGAGAGTAAACAGAGACTAAATAAACATGTTGTCCAATTATCAAACATACAAGTGAGACCCAGACATACTGATTGCACATTTGAACAAAGGAGgacagaatttagacatgctgagtaaagcagtaaacaagaagatAAAGTAAGTACATAGCAAATCGAACTAGTGCAAAACATGGAACACATAgattttgagtttcagaattgaactagagacataccagttagaGAAGCAAAGCGTAGAATGTAAAGCAAGTGTAATTCCACTGTCTAGCCTTGTCTTTCAGCTAGCTAGACCAACAGTTAGCACAAGTaacagagaaagaagagagaatttaagtgtatgtgtatgtgtgtatatTCTGAACTTAGTTCGTGTGTTGAGAGGTAaaaacaagagtgtatatatagcagTTTAAGAGTAGCACAAATAAGGTGAAGGAATCCGCATTCAGTCAATTAAGGAAATCATATAATCCAATAACATAAGTGTTCGAAATAGACccccttaattaggggtaattgatTAACGGTAACAATAGGGGTTTAATTAAGGCAAGGAGTCTAAACCATATCAAATAAGGAATTAGTAAGAATCACAAAGTTATATGGGCAAGTAATTAAGGCAGAGATGACCAATTAAAGTTATAAACAATGAAACAAACAAAGTCTATGCATACGAATCTTTAACAGAGTAAAGCAATCAGCAAAACTTTCAAAATAATACTGATTTCTGGAAAGAATTACTCAACTTCCATAAATAGAAATTAGCCTAAGTAAAACCTCACAGAAACATAGAACTTAGTCGGAAAAAGTAGGTTCAAACCCTAACAGAAATGAATTAGGGAAAAAACCACAAAATACTGGATTTCACAAAGAAAATGTTTAAGTCCAAATGACAGAGTAAATTTATACGATTGGTAACACGGAAAGACCCAAAATCGAAGCAAAGATTGGAAAAATCAGTATATTGCATAGAATCAACTAGGGTTCGAATACTCTTGCAAAAATCAGTGAAGAAGGTGAAAAAATAATTGATTAAACACTTAGAAGTCAGAAAGACCTTTGAAAAACAATTTGGGatgaaccctagtttaggaagagCGATAAAAGTCGGAATAGTTAATTAACCCAGAAAATTTTAAAGGAAAACACATAATAGTGCTCAAATCACCCCAAATCTATACAGATCAGTGAAGAATCGATAGTAACGGACTTGGTTTTTTCAGAAAAGTAGTAGAGATGAGAGAATATGTTAAGAACCCATAGATTCATAACAAAATAAAGAGAAGTTCTTACTCACAGTCGGAAAAATGGCCCGAGACAGGCTAATGAACGAAATTTCAAACTAGAACCAGCTAGGTTCtttgagatcttctcaaggatgcAAGAAATCAATGTGTCATGGTGTGTAGAGGGTCAGGTCTGGTCGGAGAAGCCATGGAAGCCTCATAAGGTGGAGGTTTATGCCGGTGATGGCGCTTAGAATTAGGGTTAGGTCGATAGAGTTTGAGAGAAGAGGGAGATGATGACGGCGGGTGAGGGAGAGAATaagagggtttgggggggggggttaggtctaggtttaattaaggaaggggggttgtggaccgttgatctgaatgatcaacagtCAGGATTGAATGGGGGTCTTGGGTCGAGCAGATGTGTATTTGGGCTTAAGGGAATTGGGCCAAATTTAGAGGGGTTTTTGGGCTGGTTTGAAAAAGGTTTTGAGCTGGTTTAAAAGGGGTTAGATCTTAAACTAAAGgggctatttattaaatacccaagtaattaaataaaaattattttataaaataattaacaattaaaaaaataattttatgcaTAGAAGTGTTTAAAATAATTATTCGCTATTTTAAAAAATACAATGGACCATCTTCTGGTAAAATAATGCAATAATGtgtgcatgggctataattgtaaagttattgcaattgtaaccaaaaaatataaatctagccatttgtgaaataatttgaaCTTAATATGACTATAAATGGCAATATTAAATCATGAAATTTTATAAagttatttgtgatgcaattttgtaattatttatataaataaaatactaggataaattaattttaaaatgtaGAATTTATGGGAAAAAATATCAATTGATGTTAATGCATAgtttttgaaggtatatatgcacttaaaaagtattatagggaaaaattgggtatcaacagttgtctCTCTTTACCcgaaaaggatgaaagagttttcggctaaagaaatgatggccaattttgaccgaatgggcaTCTTGGAAATATAGGCCGAAccctggtctttgagctgcctacatacctctggttttacaggaatcaagccatgtgtagttctggatctaCCGGTGAATGAATCTTAtggagttgttataggaatggtagcCAATTTCAGcaaaggttcttttgtgaagggtAATGTCGGATGGAGTTATGATTATTGGTCTGGAGTGTAACGAAGGTATTGTAGGGAAGATATCTGAATATCGCAGAGTAGGTGGGTGATTTATGGGAATCAGTCATGAAtggaaaaatgaaaatatcatgAGTGAAAACCAGAGCGAAGGCTACTCCTGTTTGAAGGACGGTTACCTCCTGGATTACTTGCAAAACTTAACTCACAATGCATGAGAATATATAGATaatgcaaattcccattggaccatgaaagattgtcTTTGGGCAGTATAGATGACGTCCCTAGACTGTGATGTCCTGAGCAATGAATTGTGAGATaggagattcgcaggccatgaaatgatgttctcgggccatgaggatggtgcctctaaactatgacgcctttgaataatgatatgcaaactgagagatcctcaggccatggcatggtttcttctggctatgaggatgatgcctttagacaatGACGTCTTTGGACAAGTTAGcaatattttagcccatgagatgtaataatatgatgctaaaatcaacaagacaaggcttagtcttgtgaggttgagggcagagcttagaccgaaagaggagcaaatagatagtgccggaatagagcaacatttatgcaaggggacaatgcttagtcccatgagaaggtagtgcttagccttatacaaaattGGAGACAGAGTAtagtctcatgcaagatgtgGGAGAGGGCTTAATCCCATGCatatggaaggcagagcttagccttatgcaaatatggatgtagggcttagcctcatgcaagatagagacatggcttagtcttaGACAAAGAGAAGGAAgttcttagcctcatgcagatatggaggtagggcttagcctcatgcaagattggagacagagcttagtatcATGTaatgagaaggcagtgcttagccttatgcagatatggaggcatggcttagcctcaagCAAGAtggggacagggcttagtctcatacaaagagaaggcagtgcttagccttatgcaaatatggaggtagggcgtAGACTCACGCAAGATTGGAGATAcaacttagtctcatgcaaagagaaggcagtgcttagccttatgaaaatatggaggcagatcttagcctcatgcaagattggaggcAGAGCCTAGTCTCATATAGGatgcgggatagggcttagtctcatacagataaaaggaagagcttagccttatgcaaaatggaggcagggcatagccttatgtagatggagacaaggcttagtcttatgcaaagagaaggaagtgcttatccttatgcaaatatggaggcagggcttagcctcatgcaagattggagacagagcttagtctcatgcaaagagaaggcaatgcttagcctatGCAAATATTGAGGCGGGGCTTAGCTTCATGtaagattggagacagagcttagtctcatgtaggatgcgggacagggcttagtcctatgccgatggaaggcagagcttagccttatgaaaaatggaggaagggcttagcctcatgcagatggagacatggcttattctcatgcaaagagaaggcagggcttagcctcatgcaagattggagacagagcttagtctcatgcaggatatgggacagggcttagtcccatgtaaaGAACATGTAGTAGAAAATATCTTagttggagatatattcggtgtctggtggcccgattgatagtgattttgctgcGTGTACATATTTGCGAATGCTACTGTTATGTCAGATGTGCCTacgctcaaagaaaaattataaattttgtaaggggaggttggttcatgcCTTCGTCTGTTGGCTTTGCTCCTCCGTTCTGGAGGCCTTttttgagtttccctgggtaacacctgactattacataaatagagttttcaaaaatatgcaattattgatgaaaatagagttattttagaaaacatactgaaatatcaagtaattttagatgaactagttaTTGTATCATATtccagagacattgcagctttcttgtgttagaattttgagggtcctcctcaaaattctgccctagttttgcAGATGATCCTTCGGCCGTTTGCAAGTGACGAAACTTGTTGAAacttctttggaattttgagaatccttctcaaaattttgctccGGTTTCATAATAAATTTCTGGCTTTCTGGCATGGGATGAtgtcggctggacttgctccggaattttgagggtcctcttcaaatTATGCCCCAGTTTCAGGTTataggggaaatgaaaattttatcatGATATgacgaacccatagggctacctatgtatcccctcttaaatgggaatcaggtcaagcgtagttcaattacataaTGTGAATGCGAAacatctaagcatagtatcttttgactacgtttgaattgattggttttggctagagttctccgtccatttctgcaagtatgagtgctcctcctgttagcaccctgtgaaccatgtagggacctttctagttgggagagaattttcctttggcttcatcttgatgtgggaagatcttcttcagcaccagttGTCTTGGTGCAAACTATCTTGGTTtcacccttttgttgaaagctctggacattctgatctaataaagctgaccgtgacatagCGCTCATTCTTTTTCCATATATAAGGGCCAATGGCttatagcgactccttatccattctgcatcgctgagtttagattcctgtatgatccttaaagaaggaatctctacctcggctgggatgatagcttcggtaccataaactagtaagtagggagttgccccagttgatgtgtagactgtagtgcggtatccccatagggcaaagggtaacttctagtgccattgtttgtggttttctacaatttcccttagtatcttcttgatgttcttgttggtggCTTCTACGGCTTCATTCATTTAAGGTCTGTATGTTGTggagttcttgtgcttgattttgaaagtcttACACATGGTCTTTATCAGATAATTGTTGAGATTGGAGGCATCGtcagtgatgattgattctggaaatCTGAATTGGCAAACAATCCGGTCGCAGACAAAATcttccacgactttcttagttactaccTTGTAGGATGCGGCctttacccattttgtgaagtagtcaatggccattagaataaacctgtgcccgtttgaagcagtgggcttaatcagaccgatgacatccattcctcaGGTAaagaatggccaaggtgagcttgttgcattgagctcatttggcggcacttttagcATATCGGCACgtacttgacattggtagcattttcggacatactggacgcaATTTGTCTTCacggtcatccaaaaataaccggccctaagtatcttcttggcgaAGACAGAACCATTCATATATGGGCCTAGGTCCCAgtatgtatctcctcaagtagcttagaagcctcttttgcatcgacacaccttagcaatcccaaattaggagttcttctgtacaagtttcttCCGTTGTAGAAGAAGAGATTGGACAACCTCTGAAGTGTGTGTTTCTGAGCATGGTtcgcatgctccgggtattctccttttgccaagtactttctgatgtcatggaaccaaggtctTCCATCTGTCTCCTCCTCAACATGAGCGTTGTAAGCTGGTTGATTATGAATTCCACTGGAATGGGattaatgaaattcttgtctggatgttgtatcatggatgacaaagtggccaatgcattggCAAACTCATTCGGAATTCTAGGAACATGCTGAAACTCTATATTCGTGAACCTtgttctcaattcctgtacatggtgcagatatggcaacaTCTTGGAATTTTTGGTGGCTTATTCTCCTTGTACCTAGTGCATAAGCAGGTCTGAATAACTGATTTCCAGTAACTCCTATATATTCATATTGATAGCCAGATTGAGCCGCATGATTCAAGCCTTATATTccaccatgttgttggtgcatggaaacctaagcTTCGCGGATACAGGGTAGTGTTGACCTATCTCCGATACCAAACCCgatccaatgcccactcctttgaaatttgcagctccatcaaagaacatcctccaaccgccATATGATTCAGTAATGTCTTCTCCCGCgaacgacacttcttcatcaggaaaatacattttcaagggttcatattctcctccaagggattttcagcaagatggtctgccagtgcttgtcctttgactgccttctgagttacatagacgatatcgaactcacttaacagtatttgCCATTTGACTAATTTTCCTATCGGTATggtcttctgaaagatgtactttagggGGTCCATCTAGGATATGAGATACATGCTATAGGCATAGAAATAATGCCTTAATTTCGGAGTCGTCCAAGTCAAAGCGCAGCAAGTGCATTCTACAAAGAATATCGTGCtttataaggtgtgaacttcttactcaagtagtatatagcttgctcctttctccctgtctcgttatgttgtcccagaacacatctgaaggctccatctaatatagAAAGATAGAGTAGAAAAGGCTGCCCCGATTCTGGCGGGACCAATACTGGTAGTGTGGACATGTACttcttgattttgtcgaaagccctctgacaatcttcggtccaacttgttttagaatctttcctcagcatcttgaagatgggttcacatatgactgtggactacGCTATGAAGCGACCgatatagttgagacatcctaggaagctcatcacgtctttcttgcTTCTTGGTGGTGAtaactcttgaatagccttaactttggatgggtccaactcgattccccgacgactgacaatgaatcccaataactttcctgcggggttcaattttaagttgtacctccttaacctgtcaaagaactttcataagtctgctatgtgatctgcaaccctcttggatttgataattacgtcgtcaacatacacctctatttctttgtgtatcatatcatggaagatggtttccatggctctcatgtaagtatcccCAGCATtatttagaccaaatggcatcatcttgtagcagtacacccCTCATGGCgtaataaaagttgttttctctACGTCTTCTTTATCCATCCAAATCTGCTGACAACCTGCGatgcaatctacaaaggattggagctcatgcttggtgcaattgtcaatcagtatgtgtatatttggtagtgggaagtcgtctttgggacttgctttgtttaagtctcgatagtcaacacattcTTTGACTTTTCCATCTTTGTTTGGAACTAGTACGATGTTGACTAACCAGGTTGTTTACTTAACCACCCttagaactttggctttgattttcttagtaacttcctcctttattttcaggctcatatctggtttgaattttccgAGTTTTtgcttcactggcggacacattGAATTGCtgggcaacttgtgagccattatggatgtgctcagaccggtcatgtcatcatacgatcATGAAAATATATTCTCATATTCCTTCAAAAAGCAGACGTACTCCTCTTTCTCTGGCGATGATAAGtaaatgcttatgcgagtctccttgatggtttcggtgtctcccaaatttactgcttcagtttcgtccaggttggacttaggcttaatctcaaagttctcaacctctctgacaacCTCCTCAAGTATTTCATTTTCTTCCTCCGGGTCACTATTCTTatattgcgttgtctcattacatgtcatagtcattggttcatcaggaaaagtaataataacgatgtagaaagaaaagtgtggaagataataatgaataataaatagcaatgcattggtTAAACTAAAAACatccaaaacaagtacggctcgatgaatcgagcaattattttgaaacaagtgagtctttaaaacaaaattactgaaaatatcttaggtgcctagcatggctatagaaataaaattaggctgattgccaagctacccagggactcggtaggcccgggatggtgtggcaatccagttcctgagaatagctcccttctccacagtctaaatggtgaggccttcctcctcctcctcaattattgcactatAATCTATATCCTCGACCTCTAGGAATAGATTTCTCAGCccagctaatgcttcttcttctgcagttccccatattgtatcagcgtggtgaaaagtctgacctaaatgtggcactggttgctcgagaggataataaggtccatgccatggaggtgaccaatcatcatactcctaccatgtatactggtatccgagctcgaaggtagtaccatgacgttTTAGCTATATTGGTTTGGTAAttccctggagattcttcccaagccctttgtcgggttcatacctaGACCATGCTAGtctgctttctattttgttactctacCATTTGTCTATCTTAATGGCATTGACATgttcgatgtgatgataagtttcccctcctagccttcttctgttcCCAATAACTGGGATGGTTTgattggtgtaaatggggttactcctgtcaccatgaatgatcacctcctaatggttccattttaacttcacggcctggtgtagtgtggaagccacagccccagtggcatgtatccaaggtcagcccaacagaagattgtatgaagcTGATAtttcaagcacttggaattcaatgtCGAActaagttggccccatctgcaaacaaagattaatctccccaatcgtggccctttgagacccatcaaaggctttcacattcATGATTCCTGcctgtatttcatggaaacctttgcccaatctttttagAGTATCTAATGGCAAATATTGAGGCTttaacctccatcgatcaggactctggcaatgaatttgtcttcaaattgtactgtgatatgcaatgctcggttatGATTCAACCATTCAGGCGGTACTTCATCCTTGTGAAAggttatcttatgactttccagtacctgccctaccatgttggccatctctctgcaggtgatattgttgggtacgtaagcttcgtttaacaccttcatcaaagcattcttgtccACCTCTGAATTTTGTAACAGTGATAGGATGGATATATGAGTGGGGGTTTGTTCAAATGGTCAAGGACGAAGTATTCCCTCgcatgtactttcctccaaaaaTCATCTGGCCCTATTTCAATGACAGGCTGCTTggtagtggcctccttacttgatcctcccaagtgttcaggtgtatagaccctTCCGGTCCTGGTCATTCCTTGTGTAGcatcagattcttccatctttgcctttccctttcgcctagcttcggcaacgtaatcccagggtattacttttgaattgaaaggaggtgtggttgatactgtcactgtgaaaggtgtggccacttctacttcaaatgaaATAGGTGTGGCTGCAGGTGGatctacctctacctcaaatggaatagATGTGGCTACCTAAATCTCAACCTCGACTGGCGACTATGTCTGTATtacaataggagtgagtgtgactgcagTTTTAAAGTCATTGCCTTATCGAATAatcccgattgacccctcaggatcccattcttcatctatctctatcacatgtattccaccacccctatgatctgggagaggattgttgcggacgttGGGTGCAGCTTCGTTTGCCTATATGGCTTTGTTGTCAATCAGTGTCTGGATTTTGTTTTTCAATGTTTGGCagtcatcgatggtgtgccccttcataccggagtgatatgcataggttttgtttgggtAGACCCATTGAGATGGGTTCTCCACTGCTACAACAAGAATAGGAGTGACGTAACCAGCAGCCTTCAACCTTTTATATAGctagtcgatgggttcagcaatagcggtgtattgtctggatGGTTTGTGATCAAAGTTAGGTCGACATCTTGGGTAGTTTTGACGAGTCGGAGGTGACTGAAAATGAGATGGTAGGGAATTATAagtgtgataggtagtggctggttgggaatatctaggagatgagggttgatatatgggtggaggtgtttggtatgtggttggaggtgtttggtatgtgagtggaggagTTTGGTATGTGAGCGGAGATTTtaggccttgagccaccattactgcccccacgtctctcttctttgatatgccgcctgattgcactgctttgttcgtggcctataatgcctcgaaatttgtcacccttttgcttttgataccttcttcaatcctttccctGAGTTTGATAATATCAGAGAATTGTTTattctcaatgaccattagcatactcacggaaggtctcagttggcttcttctATAAATTGTGGATGTAAAAGACATCCGGTGCGTTCTccatgttgaacctgaaccgattTATAAATTCTGATACCATATTCACCCAATTTGCCCACTTCTTAGGGTTCTAACTTATGTACCAGGACAGGGCATCTCcagtaagacttctcatgaagagctttattcggatcctttcatcttttctgacCCCCACGAGCTTGTCGCAGTAAtttctcaaatgaaccttgggatcacctattccgtcaaacatctcgaacttaggaggtttgtaaccctcctgTAGTTctacatccggttgtatgcataagtcttcatagttcaaaccctctatccctttgcctccttTGACACGCTtaactcgacttgtcaatttcttgagttcctcggccatgttcttgatgaacAGCTCCTTCTCAGCAGATTTTGGTGTATatgagattggttgagtagagtgagatacgttttccacatatatagggttgttttggtgagtgacAGGAACCTGAGTGTAGTGGTgatcgttggttgagttttgaggatcgggaatgggttgtggtgtgttctgaggagtgtgataTGTAGAGGTTGGTGGATATTGGATTgtttgatgatggtgttgtggtggagttggtatcagtaaaggattgagattttgaggtggagttgcatattgatgcagTGCGGGAGGGTTTAGTGGATGATGGTTTGGTGTGTTTtagggaggtgctgggtttttggtattttgttaGTTGACATCAGGGACTttcagggtgagggataggtttgctaagttgcggacctgctcaagttctccctgtaactccagtatcttttgttccaaccgtaAAACTAAATCATTTGGTGCCGCAAgtttctgcattctctgcattttcctttcgaataccacttaagtcgtccattttatATTTCCCTCTGTTCTTTGTATTATTtgaaggagaaggaggaggaggtggagggcctctagatctggtgtgatatgttgatgatgccaCTATGTGTGAACCAACCTTAGGGAAtgggaataaaaagaaaaacaaaaggtaaacaagtcagtaaggattctgaaatgtttgtactatttaaacacatattgcgggaatgtaaattcatgtcctaatttgggagacttgttgtgcccgaggtaggcctagcggcaaatatatttggagaaatttcgtgccaataattgcctcatttcattaatgttaaAAACAGACGAcccaaacgacactaaataagataatattactgatggcacttggccttattacatttaaaagacaatcaagtaaacctaatcttcttggtcctagaaggaccctctccagactggaTGCTATTGTCGATCAGTTCTCCCAGCTCGCGCAGGTTCAGCAGTAAGAATGTCcatgccaaatgtcctccttcgtttcccttgacgttctggcagtcggtgactctctttctcatttcccctccaattccatcaaactgtactccagatattccagcctttcATTGGATTTAATAgctctctctttccactcattgataaTTTCCATGTCGGCTTTATGCTGCTCCATATGCTCAGCTCTGGACTCACAAATTCTTTTGCGCagcttgttatacttcacctGTGCTTCGGCAACCTCATCTATGACCTTGTtccctggaccaacccttggc
This genomic stretch from Nicotiana sylvestris chromosome 9, ASM39365v2, whole genome shotgun sequence harbors:
- the LOC138877577 gene encoding uncharacterized protein yields the protein MAEELKKLTSRVKRVKGGKGIEGLNYEDLCIQPDVELQEGYKPPKFEMFDGIGDPKVHLRNYCDKLVGVRKDERIRIKLFMRSLTGDALSWERIEEEVDPPAATPISFEVEVATPFTVTVSTTPPFNSKVIPWDYVAEARRKGKAKMEESDATQGMTRTGRVYTPEHLGGSSKEATTKQPVIEIGPDDFWRKVLNEAYVPNNITCREMANMVGQSPDRWRLKPQYLPLDTLKRLGKGFHEIQAGIMNVKAFDGSQRATIGEINLCLQMGPT